The following are encoded together in the Capsulimonas corticalis genome:
- a CDS encoding flavin reductase family protein has product MQFDITGADAAHAYRLLASTVVPRPIAWVTSLGTEGNVNAAPFSFFNLVGSTPPTIALGVANREPGVAKESRANIEREGEFVVNLVDESLAEAMNISAIDFPDGVSELPSAGITAAASAKIRTPRIAEAPVSLECRLHTVVPVGDNRIVLAEVIHLHIRDEFVDRERMHVRTENLHLIGRMHGGGWYARTSDLFDMPRIAYHDWLAGQE; this is encoded by the coding sequence ATGCAATTCGATATCACTGGAGCGGACGCCGCTCACGCCTATCGCCTCCTCGCCAGCACCGTTGTACCGCGCCCAATCGCGTGGGTGACGTCGCTGGGAACGGAGGGGAACGTCAACGCCGCGCCGTTCAGCTTCTTCAATCTGGTGGGAAGTACGCCGCCGACCATTGCGCTGGGGGTTGCGAACCGTGAGCCGGGCGTCGCTAAAGAGAGCCGCGCGAATATCGAGCGCGAGGGCGAGTTTGTCGTGAATTTGGTGGACGAGTCGCTGGCGGAAGCCATGAATATCTCCGCGATCGACTTTCCGGACGGTGTGAGCGAATTGCCAAGCGCGGGGATCACGGCGGCGGCGTCCGCCAAGATCCGAACGCCGCGCATCGCCGAGGCGCCGGTGAGTCTGGAGTGCCGGCTGCATACGGTCGTTCCCGTCGGAGACAATCGCATTGTACTGGCCGAAGTGATCCATCTGCATATCCGTGACGAGTTCGTCGATCGGGAGCGGATGCATGTGCGGACGGAAAATCTACACTTGATCGGGCGTATGCATGGCGGCGGCTGGTACGCGCGCACGTCGGACCTGTTCGACATGCCGCGCATTGCCTATCACGATTGGCTTGCGGGTCAAGAGTGA
- the tsaB gene encoding tRNA (adenosine(37)-N6)-threonylcarbamoyltransferase complex dimerization subunit type 1 TsaB: protein MIFLAIDTGGDYAVLALGDTTRPNAVIGSLAFEGRRTLSVQLFRQIDALLAANGLTQDAVEAYAVGIGPGSFTGLRVGMTTMKTLAQVTGRPLVGVGTLDAYAASLAFETPGQCLVPVIHSRRNEVYTAIYVSGKLVEGPLAIAPSELEQRLEAYRKDNTIVFAGERGVIAQCNGVPIGVPYVPADGLVKLAAARLAQGDFDDPLGLLPAYVALPTITTPKQTHPSASGLPSKPTPGLRPPPPADGKGL, encoded by the coding sequence ATGATCTTTCTCGCGATCGATACGGGAGGGGATTACGCCGTACTGGCGCTGGGGGATACCACGCGGCCGAACGCCGTCATCGGTTCGCTGGCGTTCGAGGGCCGCCGGACCCTGTCCGTTCAACTGTTCCGCCAGATCGACGCCCTGCTGGCCGCGAACGGCCTCACTCAGGACGCTGTCGAAGCCTACGCCGTCGGCATCGGCCCTGGATCGTTCACTGGCCTGCGCGTTGGGATGACGACCATGAAGACACTCGCCCAGGTCACCGGCCGCCCGCTCGTCGGCGTCGGCACGCTGGACGCCTACGCCGCGTCCCTGGCCTTCGAAACGCCGGGACAATGCCTGGTCCCCGTCATCCATTCCCGCCGCAACGAAGTCTATACCGCAATTTATGTGAGTGGGAAGCTTGTCGAGGGACCGCTCGCCATCGCGCCTTCTGAGCTTGAGCAGCGATTGGAGGCGTATCGCAAAGATAACACCATCGTCTTTGCAGGGGAGCGCGGCGTAATTGCCCAATGCAACGGCGTTCCGATCGGCGTTCCCTACGTTCCCGCCGATGGATTGGTAAAACTTGCCGCCGCGCGTCTTGCGCAGGGGGATTTCGACGACCCGTTGGGGCTGCTGCCGGCCTACGTCGCGCTGCCGACGATTACGACGCCGAAGCAAACCCACCCAAGTGCTTCGGGACTCCCCAGCAAACCCACCCCCGGCCTTCGGCCGCCTCCTCCCGCCGACGGGAAGGGGTTGTAG
- the tsaE gene encoding tRNA (adenosine(37)-N6)-threonylcarbamoyltransferase complex ATPase subunit type 1 TsaE: MISFERILSTETETRAAAAALGPLLSPGDVLCLIGGLGAGKTTFTQGLAHGLGLPDAAVHSPTFNIVFEHRDGRLPLFHFDVYRLSGPEALHDIAFDEYLDADGVTVIEWADKIADALPDDRLDLHLTVAGDARSLAVAAHGARSETLAAQWREALG, encoded by the coding sequence ATGATAAGCTTCGAACGAATCCTCTCCACGGAAACCGAAACCCGCGCCGCCGCCGCCGCGCTCGGGCCGCTGCTGTCGCCTGGCGATGTCCTCTGCCTCATCGGCGGTCTCGGCGCCGGCAAGACGACCTTCACCCAGGGGCTCGCCCATGGCCTCGGCCTCCCGGATGCGGCTGTCCACTCTCCCACCTTTAACATCGTCTTCGAGCATCGGGACGGCCGTTTACCGCTGTTCCACTTCGACGTTTATCGTCTTTCCGGCCCCGAAGCCCTGCACGACATCGCTTTCGACGAATATTTAGACGCCGATGGAGTGACCGTGATCGAATGGGCGGACAAGATCGCCGACGCTTTGCCGGACGACCGTCTGGACCTGCATTTGACAGTGGCGGGGGACGCGCGCAGCCTCGCCGTCGCCGCGCATGGCGCACGGTCGGAAACATTGGCGGCGCAGTGGCGGGAGGCGCTCGGATGA
- a CDS encoding LCP family protein has protein sequence MGTSTPRKTAPQPRKPLPPRQPQSAKPSAKTRPPSMAGRIAGLLLLGLLSGSAVYIGTSLRHNPGLIKYLKPAFVPPKVEDAFPGQKTLNLMVIGRDYDYSNSDQIIKTQARSDMLMMARIDFDQKKISFLSIPRDTRADIPGWGVGKINAAHAHGGPALTEQTVQNNFGIPTEKYAAIDFQGFEEAIDQLGGVDLNVDKKMDYDDNWGHLHIHLKPGMQHLNGQQAMGFVRFRHSDSDLIRVQRQQALLAALKAKLLDPRTLAALPNLLGTLDRHLSSDMTADQKIAIARFVHDTPHDDIQMETLPSTEGRVFVETDWEKARPMIQKTFGVAPPEQVAEALPRHRRRRHRTADAQ, from the coding sequence ATGGGTACGTCCACCCCACGCAAGACCGCCCCGCAGCCCCGCAAGCCGCTGCCCCCCCGCCAGCCGCAATCCGCAAAACCCAGCGCCAAGACGCGTCCGCCCTCCATGGCGGGCCGCATCGCCGGCCTCCTGCTGCTTGGTCTCCTGAGCGGATCTGCTGTCTATATCGGAACCTCACTGCGACATAATCCCGGCCTGATCAAATATCTTAAGCCCGCCTTCGTTCCCCCGAAGGTCGAGGACGCGTTTCCGGGCCAGAAGACGCTCAACTTGATGGTGATTGGGCGAGATTACGATTACAGCAACAGCGATCAGATTATCAAAACGCAGGCGCGTTCGGATATGCTGATGATGGCGCGGATCGATTTCGATCAAAAGAAGATCTCGTTCCTGTCGATCCCGCGCGACACTCGCGCCGATATTCCTGGCTGGGGCGTCGGAAAGATCAATGCGGCGCACGCGCACGGCGGGCCGGCGCTGACCGAGCAGACGGTGCAGAACAACTTCGGCATCCCGACCGAGAAGTATGCGGCGATCGATTTTCAGGGGTTTGAAGAGGCGATCGATCAATTGGGCGGCGTCGATCTGAACGTCGACAAAAAGATGGATTACGACGATAACTGGGGACATCTGCACATCCACCTCAAACCGGGGATGCAGCATTTGAACGGTCAGCAGGCGATGGGGTTCGTGCGCTTCCGCCATTCGGACAGCGATCTCATTCGCGTGCAGCGCCAGCAGGCGCTGCTGGCCGCCCTGAAGGCGAAGCTGCTTGACCCGCGCACGCTCGCGGCGCTGCCGAACTTGCTGGGCACGCTGGACCGGCATCTCTCCAGCGATATGACAGCCGATCAGAAGATCGCCATCGCCCGCTTTGTCCACGATACGCCCCATGACGACATCCAGATGGAGACGCTTCCCAGTACCGAGGGCCGAGTCTTTGTGGAGACCGATTGGGAAAAAGCGCGCCCGATGATCCAGAAGACGTTCGGCGTCGCTCCGCCGGAACAGGTCGCGGAAGCCTTGCCGCGCCATCGCCGCCGGCGGCATCGCACTGCGGACGCTCAGTGA
- a CDS encoding bifunctional heptose 7-phosphate kinase/heptose 1-phosphate adenyltransferase gives MDTATARRLLGNFEGKRVVVVGDVMLDEYIWGQVNRISPEAPVMVVDAGRYSHVPGGAANVVNNLCVLGAKASIVGVIGEDEAGRNLVAALEAEGADVSGLVTVTDRPTTRKTRIIAHSQQVVRVDHEKRIPLELHAVEELIRRFESLCANADAVVLSDYQKGVLAPSLIHAAARVAAAGKPVTGNLKPRALSADSSITVITLNLAEASAAMNGEPLDTPHMVHHAGQALLERTGAAHIVITQGQHGLTLYSASAPGVPHHVPPREVEVYDSAGAGDTVISAMTMALVAGASPADAVTLANYAAAEAVKKLGVSTVTREEILAGF, from the coding sequence TTGGATACAGCAACCGCCAGACGGCTACTGGGGAATTTCGAGGGAAAGCGTGTGGTCGTCGTCGGCGACGTCATGCTGGATGAGTATATTTGGGGACAGGTGAACCGCATTTCGCCGGAAGCGCCCGTCATGGTCGTGGACGCGGGGCGTTACTCTCATGTCCCCGGCGGCGCGGCGAACGTCGTCAATAACCTGTGCGTGCTGGGCGCGAAGGCGAGCATCGTCGGCGTCATCGGCGAGGACGAGGCGGGGCGCAATCTGGTCGCGGCGCTCGAAGCCGAAGGCGCGGACGTGAGCGGCCTCGTCACCGTGACCGACCGGCCGACAACCCGCAAGACGCGCATCATCGCGCATTCGCAGCAGGTTGTCCGGGTGGACCACGAAAAGCGCATCCCCTTAGAGCTGCACGCCGTGGAAGAATTGATCCGGCGATTTGAATCGCTCTGCGCCAACGCCGACGCCGTGGTGCTTTCCGACTATCAAAAAGGCGTCCTGGCCCCGTCGCTCATCCACGCCGCCGCCCGCGTCGCCGCCGCCGGCAAGCCCGTCACCGGCAACCTCAAGCCGCGCGCGCTCAGCGCCGACAGCTCCATCACCGTCATCACTCTGAACCTCGCCGAAGCGAGCGCCGCCATGAACGGCGAGCCGCTGGACACGCCGCATATGGTTCATCACGCCGGCCAGGCCCTGCTGGAGCGAACGGGAGCCGCGCACATCGTCATCACTCAGGGCCAGCACGGCCTGACCCTGTACTCCGCGTCTGCCCCCGGCGTACCCCACCACGTTCCGCCACGCGAAGTCGAAGTTTACGACTCCGCCGGGGCCGGCGACACCGTCATCAGCGCCATGACCATGGCGCTGGTCGCGGGCGCCTCCCCCGCCGACGCTGTAACGCTGGCGAACTACGCCGCCGCCGAAGCCGTCAAGAAACTGGGCGTGTCCACGGTGACGCGCGAAGAGATTTTGGCGGGGTTCTGA
- a CDS encoding carbohydrate ABC transporter permease, with protein MALIPVVGRTSGKIRLLYAALYLGLTLGAVTMVYPLLIMLGASVTSQYDNQAYQILPAYLSSDNALLGKYVEDKFSANIALINTTYGLNIAKLQDVEPPKAVDARAASDWNAFFAGVPDQYKLAGFAAATASYSPSPLLDRYRAFLSRKFHGDITTLDNAYTQEDDTFLAIFPPFEQPGKHAWLPDNSAKSRDWREFEKTLPSNYFIGIGGDALYHQWLKEEEYPGKIDDLNKAWGTSYKGFGEIALAALPEGNAARRADWEKFVRTKLPIRFLIVDQTLALPAYRQFLQTRYKGDLSDYNKQHASALASFDQIVLPNPSELPPQGAPLLDWTDFLKQAAPLASLRADTLETRYQAYLAAHGAPGASANIGAAMFASDWRYAQTHGSALRWDYLTRNYKLVIDYIVLHGNAVWNTILFCALSVVTALIVNPLCAYALSRFNLSYGNGILLFLLTTMAFPAEVTLIPNFLLLKDLNLLNTFWALVLPAAASGYAIFLMKGFFDSLPKELYEAGTLDGASEMRMFGSITLPLSRPIFAVIALDAFRAAYSAFMFALLVCQSPKMWTMMVWIYELGSSGAPQFVTMAALTLAAIPTLLIFVFAQNTIMKGIIVPSYK; from the coding sequence ATGGCCCTTATCCCCGTCGTCGGACGCACCTCCGGCAAGATTCGGCTGCTTTACGCCGCCCTCTATCTTGGCCTCACTCTGGGCGCCGTGACGATGGTCTATCCCCTTCTGATCATGCTCGGCGCGTCCGTCACGTCTCAGTATGACAATCAGGCGTATCAAATCCTGCCGGCCTATCTCTCATCGGATAACGCGCTGCTGGGCAAGTATGTCGAGGACAAATTTAGCGCCAACATCGCGCTGATCAACACGACGTACGGACTGAATATCGCCAAACTCCAGGATGTCGAGCCGCCGAAGGCGGTCGATGCGCGCGCGGCGTCGGATTGGAATGCGTTCTTCGCCGGAGTTCCCGATCAATACAAGCTCGCGGGGTTCGCCGCCGCGACGGCGTCGTACAGTCCGAGCCCCTTGCTGGATCGGTACCGGGCGTTTTTGAGCCGGAAATTCCATGGCGACATCACGACCCTGGATAACGCATATACTCAGGAAGACGATACGTTTCTGGCGATCTTCCCGCCGTTCGAACAGCCCGGCAAACATGCGTGGCTTCCAGATAATTCGGCGAAGTCGCGCGACTGGCGAGAGTTCGAAAAGACCCTGCCGTCGAACTACTTTATTGGGATCGGCGGGGACGCGCTTTACCACCAGTGGCTGAAGGAAGAAGAGTATCCGGGCAAGATCGACGATTTGAACAAAGCCTGGGGAACCTCGTACAAAGGCTTTGGCGAGATTGCGCTGGCGGCGCTTCCCGAAGGCAACGCGGCGCGGCGCGCGGACTGGGAAAAGTTCGTGCGCACCAAGCTCCCGATCCGCTTTTTGATTGTCGACCAGACGTTGGCGCTGCCGGCGTATCGCCAGTTTCTTCAAACGCGCTACAAAGGCGATCTGAGCGATTACAATAAACAGCATGCCTCGGCGTTGGCGTCGTTCGATCAAATTGTCCTGCCAAACCCAAGCGAATTGCCGCCGCAGGGCGCGCCGCTGCTGGACTGGACCGATTTCCTCAAGCAGGCGGCCCCGCTGGCCTCGCTGCGCGCCGATACGCTGGAAACGCGCTATCAGGCGTATCTCGCGGCGCACGGCGCTCCGGGGGCGTCGGCGAATATCGGCGCGGCCATGTTCGCCTCCGATTGGCGGTACGCGCAAACGCATGGATCGGCGCTGCGCTGGGACTATCTGACGCGCAATTACAAGCTGGTGATCGATTATATTGTGCTGCACGGCAACGCCGTCTGGAACACGATCCTGTTCTGCGCCCTGTCGGTGGTGACGGCGCTGATCGTCAACCCGCTTTGCGCCTACGCGCTGTCCAGATTCAACCTGTCCTACGGCAATGGGATCCTGCTGTTCCTGCTGACGACGATGGCGTTTCCGGCGGAGGTGACGCTGATCCCGAACTTCCTGCTGCTCAAGGATTTGAATCTGCTCAACACGTTTTGGGCGCTGGTTTTGCCGGCGGCGGCGAGCGGTTACGCGATCTTTCTGATGAAGGGCTTTTTTGACAGCCTGCCCAAGGAGCTATATGAGGCCGGGACGCTCGACGGCGCGTCGGAGATGCGGATGTTTGGCAGCATTACGCTGCCGCTGTCGCGGCCGATCTTCGCCGTCATCGCGCTCGACGCCTTTCGGGCCGCCTACAGCGCCTTTATGTTCGCGCTGCTGGTCTGCCAGAGCCCGAAGATGTGGACCATGATGGTCTGGATCTACGAACTCGGCTCCAGCGGCGCTCCGCAGTTTGTCACGATGGCGGCCCTGACCCTGGCGGCTATTCCGACGTTGCTGATCTTTGTTTTCGCCCAGAATACGATCATGAAGGGCATTATCGTCCCGAGCTATAAATAA
- the thiL gene encoding thiamine-phosphate kinase produces the protein MNIKDIGGEEGFIERMRQTHAGAVGDGLILGIGDDAAIFETPAGRQSVVTTDMLVEQVHFRRDWSDPYSIGWKSAAVNLSDIAAMGAEPTLAFLSIAFSQGESVETLDRIYDGFSDCLNRYGARLAGGDTNSTPDGMVISVTLMGSVKSGQAFTRSGARPGDVLLVTGALGDSAAGLGLLQKYGLARSEKVDKDLINLHRRPQPRVMISRVLAETGQVRAAMDLSDGLLRDVSKLCAASQVGVRIDTAQLPISNATQNAAKMLAQDPTLLALQGGEDYELLVAVAPESVDAVREAVPSLTVIGEILKSGRRIVAANGVDDLDPGAGGWDHFAQ, from the coding sequence ATGAACATCAAAGACATCGGCGGCGAAGAGGGCTTTATCGAGCGCATGCGGCAAACGCATGCGGGCGCGGTTGGCGACGGGCTGATCCTGGGGATTGGGGACGACGCCGCGATCTTTGAGACGCCCGCCGGACGTCAGAGCGTTGTCACGACCGATATGCTGGTGGAGCAGGTGCATTTTCGCCGCGATTGGAGCGATCCCTATTCGATTGGCTGGAAATCGGCGGCCGTCAACCTCTCCGATATCGCCGCGATGGGCGCCGAGCCGACCTTGGCCTTTCTTTCCATCGCCTTTAGCCAGGGAGAATCGGTCGAAACGCTGGATCGGATTTACGACGGCTTTTCGGATTGCCTCAATCGCTATGGCGCGCGTCTTGCCGGCGGCGACACCAACAGCACGCCCGATGGGATGGTGATCTCCGTGACCCTGATGGGAAGCGTCAAATCCGGGCAGGCGTTCACGCGCTCCGGCGCGCGACCCGGCGATGTGCTTCTGGTCACGGGCGCGCTGGGGGATTCGGCGGCGGGACTGGGTCTACTTCAAAAGTACGGTCTGGCGCGCTCGGAGAAGGTGGACAAAGACCTGATCAACCTGCATCGCCGTCCGCAGCCGCGCGTGATGATCTCACGCGTGCTGGCGGAGACCGGACAGGTCCGCGCCGCCATGGATCTGAGCGACGGTCTGCTGCGGGATGTCAGCAAGCTTTGCGCGGCCTCGCAGGTCGGCGTGCGGATCGATACGGCTCAGCTTCCGATCTCCAACGCCACCCAAAACGCGGCGAAGATGCTGGCGCAGGACCCGACGCTTCTCGCGTTGCAGGGCGGCGAGGACTACGAGCTTCTGGTGGCCGTTGCGCCCGAAAGCGTGGACGCCGTGCGGGAAGCGGTCCCGTCGCTGACCGTAATCGGCGAGATTTTGAAGAGCGGACGCCGTATCGTCGCCGCAAACGGCGTGGATGACCTGGACCCCGGGGCCGGCGGCTGGGACCACTTCGCCCAATGA
- a CDS encoding dihydrolipoamide acetyltransferase family protein: protein MSEVIMPKMGDAMEEGTLLQWLKPDGSTVAVGDVIAEIETDKSNVEVEAEEAGVLHTQVQPGAVVPVGQPIATIGDKAAAPAKPAEAPKAVAAAPAAPKGVETSTWKPARPAAPVSAPTAGNNNGRERLKASPLARRVAREQGVDIARITGSGPNGRIIEVDVTDFLKTAATAPAAAPVATSSPAPAAPAAAPIKLSAMRRTIAKRMVESKTTIPHFYITAEVDMTEALALREKLNAYDETLVKISLNDFVVKASAKALVKVPAANASFKDDSIIPGNGINVGIAVALDDGLIVPVVRGADQLPLRKLAQNAKDLIKKARDGKLLLNDYTGGTFTVSNLGGFDVENFIAIIDPSQGAILAVSSIVKKPVVLADGVTIAVRDRMNITFSGDHRVMDGAVGAKLLQEIKRVLQNPLSLLEG from the coding sequence ATGTCAGAAGTGATTATGCCCAAGATGGGCGACGCCATGGAGGAGGGCACACTCCTCCAGTGGCTCAAACCCGACGGCTCCACGGTTGCGGTTGGCGATGTCATCGCCGAAATCGAAACCGATAAGAGCAATGTCGAAGTGGAGGCCGAGGAGGCCGGCGTCCTGCACACGCAGGTCCAGCCCGGCGCCGTGGTCCCGGTCGGACAGCCCATCGCCACCATTGGCGATAAGGCCGCCGCCCCGGCGAAGCCCGCCGAAGCTCCCAAGGCCGTCGCAGCCGCTCCCGCCGCTCCAAAGGGCGTCGAGACGAGCACATGGAAGCCCGCGCGCCCGGCCGCGCCCGTCTCGGCTCCGACGGCCGGCAACAACAACGGACGCGAGCGCCTGAAGGCCTCCCCGCTGGCTCGCCGCGTGGCGCGTGAACAAGGCGTGGATATCGCCCGCATCACCGGCTCCGGCCCCAACGGCCGGATCATCGAAGTGGACGTCACGGACTTCCTGAAGACCGCCGCGACGGCTCCGGCCGCCGCGCCCGTCGCGACTTCGTCGCCGGCTCCCGCAGCGCCCGCCGCCGCGCCGATCAAGCTGTCCGCGATGCGCCGCACGATCGCGAAGCGCATGGTCGAAAGCAAGACGACGATCCCGCACTTCTACATCACGGCTGAAGTCGACATGACGGAAGCCCTGGCGCTGCGCGAGAAGCTGAACGCCTACGATGAGACGCTGGTCAAGATCTCGCTCAACGACTTTGTCGTGAAGGCGTCGGCGAAGGCGCTCGTCAAGGTTCCCGCCGCGAACGCGTCCTTCAAGGATGATTCGATTATCCCCGGCAACGGGATCAATGTCGGCATCGCCGTCGCGCTCGATGACGGCCTGATCGTCCCCGTGGTTCGCGGCGCCGATCAGCTCCCGCTGCGCAAGCTCGCGCAGAACGCCAAAGACCTGATCAAGAAGGCGCGCGACGGCAAGCTCCTTCTGAACGACTACACGGGCGGCACCTTCACGGTGTCCAACCTGGGCGGTTTCGACGTCGAGAACTTCATCGCGATCATCGATCCGTCGCAGGGCGCGATCCTGGCCGTGTCCAGCATCGTCAAGAAGCCCGTCGTCCTCGCGGACGGCGTGACGATCGCCGTGCGTGACCGCATGAACATCACCTTCAGCGGCGACCACCGCGTGATGGACGGCGCCGTCGGCGCCAAGCTCCTTCAGGAGATCAAGCGCGTTCTCCAGAACCCGCTGTCCCTGCTCGAAGGCTAA
- the rfaD gene encoding ADP-glyceromanno-heptose 6-epimerase yields MIVVTGAAGFIGSVVVSALNAAGHEDLLLVDTLGSEGKFKNLRAKAYRDIIDPIAFLEALPEIAEEIDAIVHLGAITDTSAPDADAMLDSNTHYTQLLAQIALENDIRFIYASSASVYGDGALGFSDDDALTPSFKPLNPYAFSKWLFDAMAIRHGWTDKIVGLRFFNVFGPNEYHKARMASVIWHAYRQVQETGKIKLFQSHKAEYADGAQERDFIHVDDLSKVILFFLEHPEANGIFNLGTGKARSFNDLAAAIFQSLGKEPQIEYIPTPENIRNAYQYFTEADLTKLRAAGYDEEFLSLEEGVDRYIQGYLVKDDPYV; encoded by the coding sequence ATGATCGTCGTCACAGGAGCCGCCGGGTTTATCGGCAGCGTCGTCGTCAGCGCGTTGAACGCGGCGGGACATGAAGACCTATTGCTGGTCGATACGCTCGGATCGGAAGGCAAGTTCAAAAACCTGCGCGCCAAAGCGTACCGGGACATCATCGACCCGATCGCGTTTTTGGAAGCGCTGCCGGAGATCGCCGAAGAGATCGACGCCATCGTGCATCTGGGCGCGATCACGGACACATCGGCGCCCGACGCGGACGCGATGCTTGACAGCAACACGCACTACACGCAACTGCTCGCGCAGATCGCGCTGGAGAACGATATCCGCTTCATCTACGCCTCCAGCGCCAGCGTCTACGGCGACGGCGCGCTGGGCTTCAGCGATGATGACGCGCTGACCCCGAGCTTCAAACCTCTCAACCCCTACGCCTTCTCCAAGTGGCTGTTCGACGCGATGGCGATCCGCCACGGCTGGACAGACAAGATCGTCGGCCTGCGCTTCTTCAACGTCTTCGGCCCCAACGAATACCACAAGGCGCGTATGGCGTCGGTCATCTGGCACGCCTATCGCCAGGTGCAGGAGACGGGCAAGATCAAGCTGTTCCAGTCCCACAAGGCCGAATACGCCGACGGCGCGCAGGAGCGGGACTTCATCCATGTGGACGATCTCAGCAAGGTGATCTTATTCTTCCTGGAGCATCCGGAAGCAAACGGCATCTTTAACCTGGGAACCGGCAAAGCGCGCTCGTTCAACGACCTCGCCGCCGCGATCTTCCAATCGCTGGGCAAAGAGCCGCAGATCGAATACATCCCCACCCCGGAGAATATTCGCAATGCGTATCAGTATTTCACGGAAGCCGACCTGACGAAGCTGCGCGCGGCGGGGTATGACGAGGAGTTCTTGAGTCTGGAAGAGGGCGTGGATCGGTATATTCAGGGATATTTGGTAAAGGACGATCCTTACGTTTAG
- a CDS encoding glycosyltransferase family 4 protein, with protein MSQSAPIDVLLAVRPAAGGIRQHVLQLLEYGDARRFSLSIAAPSEFLQSLPRDLPLADGIPLEIRARLAPLADLRAAARLAGLLRRRSPAIVHAHGLRAALIAALARRLHAFPLIVTAHNLIDSGAATRIGLAVIGSAADRILAVSDPIAEGLRAHGVSGQKISVVPNGVDLARYAAPFPQARAAFGIPPDVFVVAAVARLSPEKGIDVLLEAALQAPELQFVIAGDGPQRAELEAKAPANVRLLGRVEDVRAVLFAANAVAVPSRLEGQGIVALEALAARRPVVASRIGGLAAMLSDSETALLVPSEDPAALAAALRRLAAEPELRTSLASMGYNLVRERYDVRAQTAAVEQIYTKFAPSSPGKREDAPRPPQGSRP; from the coding sequence GTGAGCCAGAGCGCGCCGATCGACGTGCTGCTGGCTGTGCGTCCCGCCGCCGGCGGCATCCGTCAGCATGTCTTGCAGCTTTTGGAATACGGCGACGCGCGGCGGTTCTCGCTGTCCATCGCCGCCCCCTCCGAGTTTCTCCAGTCGCTTCCCCGCGATCTTCCGCTCGCCGATGGTATTCCGCTGGAGATCCGCGCGCGCCTTGCGCCGCTCGCCGATCTGCGCGCGGCCGCCCGTCTTGCCGGTCTCCTGCGCCGCCGCTCGCCTGCTATTGTCCACGCCCACGGCTTGCGCGCCGCGCTGATCGCCGCGCTCGCGCGCCGTCTCCATGCCTTCCCGCTGATCGTGACCGCGCACAATCTGATTGACTCCGGCGCGGCGACACGTATCGGCCTCGCCGTGATCGGATCCGCCGCCGATCGTATTCTGGCCGTGTCAGACCCTATTGCCGAGGGGCTTCGCGCGCACGGCGTTTCCGGTCAAAAGATTTCGGTCGTTCCCAACGGTGTCGATCTTGCGCGATACGCCGCGCCTTTCCCTCAAGCGCGCGCGGCGTTCGGCATCCCGCCAGATGTCTTCGTCGTCGCGGCCGTCGCTCGCTTGTCGCCGGAAAAGGGGATCGATGTTTTGCTGGAGGCGGCGCTCCAGGCTCCCGAACTGCAATTTGTGATCGCGGGCGACGGCCCGCAGCGCGCCGAATTGGAAGCAAAGGCGCCCGCGAACGTCCGCCTTCTCGGCCGTGTGGAGGATGTGCGCGCCGTGCTCTTTGCAGCGAACGCCGTCGCGGTTCCGTCGCGACTCGAAGGGCAGGGGATCGTCGCCTTAGAAGCGCTGGCCGCGCGCCGTCCCGTCGTCGCCTCCCGCATCGGCGGCCTCGCCGCGATGCTAAGCGACAGCGAAACGGCCCTGCTCGTCCCTTCCGAGGACCCCGCCGCACTGGCGGCCGCCTTGCGCCGGCTGGCCGCTGAACCCGAGTTACGCACAAGCCTTGCGAGCATGGGATACAATCTGGTCAGGGAGCGCTACGATGTGCGTGCGCAGACGGCCGCCGTCGAGCAAATCTATACGAAATTTGCTCCGAGTAGTCCTGGAAAGAGGGAAGACGCCCCCCGGCCCCCACAGGGGAGCAGACCATAA